The following coding sequences are from one Pocillopora verrucosa isolate sample1 chromosome 5, ASM3666991v2, whole genome shotgun sequence window:
- the LOC131775467 gene encoding latent-transforming growth factor beta-binding protein 1-like: MESSGNETISLDHIHPKSANLGEQLSITGSRDLFTAADRSSRSRRRVMVILVAIAVAISAIIGAVFIGKYVSEYLSDDNKKGIDECSTGSYVCDINANCTNTDGSYICACKEGYAGDGNSCQDVNECSDGNHVCDINSNCNNTNGSHICTCKEGYAGDGQSCQDIDECSKGSHDCDVNAHCTNTNGSHSCTCKEGYSGKGESCQDIDECLNRSHACDVSANCTNTDGSHNCTCKEGYTGDGNSCQDVNECGDGNHVCDVNSNCNNTDGSHICTCKEGYAGDGQSCQDIDECSNEGHDCDVNANCTNTNGSHSCTCKEGYNGKGESCQDIDECLSSSHACDVTANCTNTDGSHNCTCKEGYTGDGQSCHDVNECSDGNHVCHVNSNCNNTDGSHICTCKEGYTGDGKSCQDIDECSNGSHDCDVNANCTNTNGSHSCTCKEGYTGKGESCQDIDECLNRSHACDVTANCTNTDGSHNCTCKGGYTGDGQSCHDIDECSEVHGVKMNDCHPNASCVNGQGSYNCSCNPTYIGNGVICKADPCHNYRNLSDADRKSTYNTPNGGEKCDDESSSMIFGKWHRFVGDAGTKMPTQCVPDNRCGAVLSGWLKGGHPTLANDEVSSAVCFTRGGNCCKKSIDINVKDCGSYFIYKLQKVPACALRYCGTD; the protein is encoded by the exons ATGGAGTCGTCGGGAAACGAGACTATCTCTTTAGATCATATCCATCCAAAATCTGCAAATCTTGGAGAACAACTCTCCATTACGGGAAGCAGAGATCTATTTACAGCTGCCGATCGTTCTTCAAGATCCCGCCGAAGAGTTATGGTCATTCTTGTTGCTATTGCAGTGGCAATTTCTGCAATCATCGGGGCAGTGTTCATTGGAAAATATGTTTCGGAATACCTTAGTGATGATAACAAGAAAG GCATCGACGAGTGCAGCACTGGAAGCTATGTGTGTGACATAAATGCGAACTGTACTAACACTGACGGGTCTTATATCTGCgcctgtaaggaaggatacgCTGGAGACGGGAATTCATGCCAAG ATGTCAATGAGTGTAGCGATGGCAACCATGTTTGCGATATTAATTCGAACTGTAACAACACAAATGGTTCTCATATTTGTACCTGCAAAGAAGGATACGCTGGAGATGGACAGTCATGTCAAG atatcgacgaatgcagCAAAGGAAGCCATGATTGTGACGTAAATGCGCATTGCACGAACACTAATGGCTCCCATAGTTGcacctgtaaggaaggatactCTGGAAAAGGAGAGTCATGCCAAG ATATCGATGAGTGCCTGAATAGAAGCCATGCTTGTGACGTGAGTGCGAATTGTACCAACACTGACGGCTCCCACAACTGcacctgtaaggaaggatacactggggACGGAAACTCATGCCAAG ATGTCAATGAGTGTGGCGATGGCAACCATGTTTGCGATGTCAATTCGAACTGTAACAACACAGATGGTTCTCACATTTGTACTTGCAAGGAAGGATACGCTGGAGATGGACAGTCATGTCAAG atatcgatgaatgcagcAATGAAGGCCATGATTGTGACGTAAATGCGAATTGCACCAACACTAATGGCTCCCATAGCTGCACAtgtaaggaaggatacaatGGAAAAGGAGAGTCATGCCAAG atatcgatgagtgcCTCAGTAGCAGCCATGCTTGTGACGTGACTGCAAACTGTACCAACACTGACGGCTCTCACAACTGcacctgtaaggaaggatacactggggACGGACAGTCATGCCACG ATGTCAATGAGTGTAGTGATGGTAACCATGTTTGCCATGTTAATTCAAACTGTAACAACACAGATGGTTCTCATATTTGTActtgtaaggaaggatacaccgGAGATGGAAAGTCATGTCAAG atatcgacgaatgcagCAATGGAAGCCATGATTGCGACGTAAATGCGAATTGTACAAACACTAATGGCTCCCATAGCTGtacctgtaaggaaggatacactggaaaaGGAGAGTCATGCCAAG atatcgatgaatgccTCAATAGAAGCCATGCTTGTGACGTGACTGCGAATTGTACCAACACTGACGGCTCCCACAACTGCACCTGTAAGGGAGGATACACTGGGGATGGACAGTCATGCCACG atattgacgagtgcagTGAGGTTCATGGCGTCAAAATGAACGACTGCCATCCTAATGCCTCTTGCGTTAATGGCCAGGGCTCATACAACTGCTCTTGTAATCCTACCTATATTGGGAATGGTGTTATATGTAAAG ccGATCCGTGCCATAATTACAGAAACCTGAGCGATGCTGACAGAAAGAGCACTTACAACACACCCAACGGTGGAGAAAAATGTGACGACGAATCTTCATCCATGATATTCGGGAAGTGGCATCGTTTCGTGGGagatgcaggaacaaaaatgccaacccAGTGCGTACCGGATAATAGATGTGGTGCAGTCTTATCAGGCTGGCTAAAAGGTGGTCACCCCACATTAGCAAATGATGAAGTTTCCTCCGCGGTCTGCTTTACCAGAGGTGGAAATTGTTGCAAGAAATCAATTGACATAAATGTGAAAGACTGCGGAtcctactttatttacaaactaCAAAAGGTACCTGCTTGTGCTCTGCGCTACTGTGGCACAGATTGA
- the LOC131787604 gene encoding cytochrome P450 4V2-like — MFLVVAVSLLLAAVVLISLVLLGRHHSADPVRKMPGPKTNLLFGNVLQLPRLPNDLVTQILQWVYEYHNGMFCLWLGPTYPFIFLYKPELVEVVLHSSKHISKSADYDFLHPWLGTGLLTSDGSKWKTRRRLITPTFHFSILNTFLQVFEEQSKILVSNLEKKVKTGTFNIMPYITLCALDIICITSMDSSPNAQGDTNSPYVKAVGRITELIQKRQRSPWLWPDIVYFLTPSGRGHNHCLKILHGFTNKVIDERIADRAAKKNDPQTEGNDTEQGEEGEFKRKRRLAFLDLLLEAYDKGEISREGIREEVDTFMFEGHDTTAAGLTWALYLLARHPHVQQQVHEEVDKFFEQRPETLTVEDLKDLRYLECVVKEAQRMFPSVPFIARTTTEDCHLDGYLAPKGTALGVCTIGLHRNPKVWEAPLEFNPDRFLPENSQGRHPYAFVPFSAGPRNCIGQRFALQEEKLVLAHVLRNFTLDSTQTFDELQTCGEIITRPKNGIFVSLAKR; from the exons ATGTTTTTAGTGGTGGCAGTTTCTTTGCTGCTGGCAGCTGTTGTGTTGATCTCCTTGGTACTGCTTGGAAGACATCACTCTGCAGATCCAGTGAGGAAGATGCCTGGCCCAAAGACAAACCTTTTATTTGGCAATGTTTTGCAGCTGCCAAGACTACCGAATG ATCTTGTGACGCAGATATTACAGTGGGTGTACGAGTATCATAATGGGATGTTTTGTCTGTGGCTTGGGCCAACATACCCTTTTATCTTCTTGTACAAACCTGAACTGGTGGAG GTTGTTTTGCATAGTTCCAAACATATCAGCAAGTCTGCAGATTATGATTTTTTACATCCTTGGTTAGGAACAG GCCTGCTGACCAG TGATGGATCAAAATGGAAGACAAGACGAAGGTTGATCACTCCAACATTTCACTTCAGCATTTTGAATACCTTCTTACAAGTTTTTGAAGAACAATCAAAAATACTGGTCTCAAACCTTGAG AAAAAGGTCAAGACAGGAACTTTCAACATAATGCCATACATTACTCTGTGTGCTCTGGATATTATATGCA TTACCTCCATGGACTCCTCACCAAATGCACAGGGAGATACCAATTCTCCATATGTCAAGGCAGTTGGAAG GATAACTGAGTTGATTCAGAAGCGACAGAGGTCTCCATGGCTCTGGCCTGacattgtttactttttgacGCCATCAGGGAGGGGACACAATCATTGTCTTAAGATTCTTCATGGTTTTACCAACAAG GTCATCGATGAGCGAATCGCCGACAGAGCAGCCAAAAAAAATGATCCACAAACCGAAGGAAATGACACCGAGCAGGGAGAGGAAGGTGAATTTAAAAGGAAGAGGCGTTTAGCTTTCCTTGATTTGTTACTGGAGGCCTACGATAAAGGAGAGATATCACGAGAGGGCATCAGAGAAGAAGTGGATACTTTCATGTTTGAG gGCCACGATACCACAGCCGCCGGACTAACGTGGGCTCTCTATCTGCTCGCTCGCCATCCTCATGTACAGCAGCAAGTGCACGAAGAAGTAGATAAATTTTTCG AGCAGCGGCCAGAAACCCTCACGGTAGAGGATCTGAAGGATTTGCGTTACTTGGAATGTGTTGTTAAG GAGGCCCAGCGCATGTTCCCATCTGTGCCCTTCATTGCAAGGACGACGACTGAAGACTGTCACCTGG ATGGTTACTTGGCTCCAAAAGGTACTGCTCTTGGAGTTTGTACAATCGGACTCCACAGAAACCCAAAGGTGTGGGAAGCGCCGCTCGAGTTTAACCCAGATCGTTTTCTTCCTGAGAACAGCCAAGGACGCCATCCATATGCATTTGTTCCTTTCTCTGCTGGGCCACGGAACTGTATCG GTCAGCGGTTCGCTCTTCAAGAGGAGAAACTTGTCTTGGCTCACGTGTTGCGTAATTTTACCCTCGACTCCACTCAGACCTTTGATGAACTCCAGACATGCGGAGAAATTATAACCAGACCAAAGAATGGAATATTCGTCTCTTTAGCCAAACGATGA